A window of the Juglans microcarpa x Juglans regia isolate MS1-56 chromosome 5D, Jm3101_v1.0, whole genome shotgun sequence genome harbors these coding sequences:
- the LOC121264302 gene encoding cationic amino acid transporter 1-like codes for MVSGTEDGGSGEHGNGIRKRVCMWSKQDLLPEESFQSWGNYVKALGSTKSRLKDRLLARSLDHLELQEMRSRSQHEMKKVLNWWDLIWFSIGAVMGAGIFVLTGEAIRNDAGPAVVISYIISGISALLSVLCYTEFAVELPVAGGSFAYLRVELGDFMAYIAAGNILFEYIVGGAGVARSWTSYFATLCNHKPNDFRITVSSLAEDYNHLDPIAIAISIAVCVGACLSIKGSSRFNSITTILHIIILIFIVAAGLTKANHANFETFMPFGIEGVLKASALLFFAYLGFDGVATLGEEVKNPGRDIPIGLIGSMSIVIVIYCILAATVSLMQPYTQVDADAPFTVAFQAVGMNWAKYIVAFGALKGMTTVLLANIIGQARYFTHIARTHMAPPVLAVINEKTGTPMNGTIIMTVANSIVAFFTSLDVLANLLSISTLFIFSLVAVALIVRRYYVTGETSDADRKKLAVFLALIIGSSICSAAYWALSNNGWVGYIVTVPVWFLATLGLKLTVKEARKPKMWGVPLVPWLPSACIAINVFIMGSIDRQSFVRFSLWTLVLLVYYIFVALHASYDAAKETERQLQATQGTNIEAGIVN; via the coding sequence ATGGTGAGTGGCACTGAAGATGGTGGTAGCGGCGAGCATGGCAATGGGATCAGGAAGAGAGTCTGTATGTGGAGCAAACAAGATCTCTTGCCAGAGGAGTCGTTCCAGAGTTGGGGGAACTATGTGAAGGCATTAGGCAGTACAAAAAGCAGGCTCAAAGATCGACTCCTGGCACGCTCCCTAGACCATCTGGAGCTACAGGAGATGCGTTCTCGTAGCCAGCACGAGATGAAGAAAGTTCTAAACTGGTGGGATCTCATCTGGTTTAGTATCGGAGCCGTCATGGGCGCTGGAATCTTCGTCCTCACTGGTGAGGCTATCAGGAACGATGCTGGCCCTGCAGTCGTGATTTCATACATCATCTCAGGCATATCTGCACTGCTCTCTGTGCTGTGCTACACTGAGTTTGCAGTTGAACTCCCGGTGGCAGGAGGGTCCTTTGCTTATCTTAGAGTAGAGCTGGGTGACTTCATGGCATATATTGCTGCTGGAAACATTCTTTTCGAGTATATAGTAGGCGGTGCTGGTGTGGCTCGATCCTGGACTTCATATTTTGCGACCCTTTGCAATCACAAACCGAATGATTTTCGAATAACTGTGTCATCCCTTGCTGAAGACTACAACCATTTAGACCCAATTGCCATTGCTATCTCCATTGCAGTCTGTGTTGGTGCATGCCTAAGCATTAAGGGGTCATCCAGATTCAACTCCATTACAACCATCCTCCATATTATAATCTTGATTTTTATAGTAGCCGCAGGCCTTACAAAGGCTAACCATGCCAATTTTGAAACCTTTATGCCTTTTGGTATCGAAGGTGTTTTGAAAGCTTCTGCACTCCTCTTCTTTGCTTACCTTGGATTCGATGGAGTAGCGACCTTGGGAGAAGAGGTGAAGAACCCGGGTAGAGATATCCCAATTGGGTTAATCGGTTCCATGTCGATTGTCATTGTAATTTATTGCATTCTAGCTGCAACAGTGAGCTTGATGCAGCCATACACACAAGTTGATGCTGATGCACCCTTCACCGTCGCATTCCAAGCGGTAGGGATGAATTGGGCAAAGTACATCGTTGCATTTGGAGCATTAAAGGGCATGACCACGGTTCTGCTTGCTAATATCATTGGCCAAGCTCGATATTTCACTCATATTGCACGTACCCACATGGCACCCCCGGTTCTTGCTGTCATCAATGAGAAAACCGGGACACCCATGAATGGCACAATCATTATGACGGTTGCAAACTCCATTGTTGCATTCTTTACAAGCCTGGATGTGTTGGCAAACCTTCTCTCCATATCTACACTATTTATCTTTTCCCTTGTCGCAGTTGCTTTGATCGTGAGACGATATTATGTCACAGGTGAGACATCGGACGCTGACCGCAAGAAGCTTGCCGTGTTCTTGGCATTGATCATAGGGTCGTCTATTTGCTCAGCTGCATATTGGGCACTTAGCAATAACGGTTGGGTTGGATACATAGTGACAGTACCGGTTTGGTTTTTGGCCACACTGGGACTAAAGTTGACAGTGAAGGAAGCAAGGAAACCTAAAATGTGGGGAGTGCCGTTGGTTCCTTGGTTGCCATCAGCTTGCATTGCAATCAACGTCTTCATCATGGGTTCGATCGATCGTCAGTCATTTGTGAGATTCAGTCTCTGGACATTGGTTTTGCTCGTCTACTACATTTTTGTGGCACTGCATGCTTCTTATGATGCTGCTAAGGAGACTGAAAGGCAACTTCAGGCAACTCAAGGAACGAACATTGAGGCCGGGATTGTCAATTAG